Proteins co-encoded in one Podarcis muralis chromosome 12, rPodMur119.hap1.1, whole genome shotgun sequence genomic window:
- the LOC114607159 gene encoding meiosis-specific coiled-coil domain-containing protein MEIOC-like isoform X1 — protein MVADGARALAVPLSGGNRRPEVRPVVKTSNLCLFGNATHFRNKNLHTENEDMVKQSTTFSHYEPQVNRTKPEMDTQLFSPLFGGITNTPSTVESPQFYSSWSTCGDDANVIAPLHGCTKKRTQENLSYSGNGPDMVGLVTSILEEPNKQEPVTGWNSLSRLFPPVWSSDFEKTENLSGLFPTKCLENEDPTNLVGTQHIYEENLQKSSSIELLKKELEDLHAIGSWLVTSDPCSRSPDEILKNADSENKAFKSNGINHQGGLAYQNVASYNKNQLNSGNGKSHTDFSTFSSHTRIKDSTNTAKELQKADHARGVLVKNDTEGSSKYFTQLFNSPADGIWDPVIQQNMKYTGFPAAYDSQQFSCSSPYLLSPLNKENSFPEGRNAKLQENHPQNNHSCITTEGNFGNTECKMSLHHQKASCSHLPLKPALQNMNSSYNGYTWLDSKILNPVATSFATYGKQKQMSSQLSSRCSTQSGGSSTSPSIAQPSYAQAAPMLNSRKDGKHISANIPNSSGFSNCNENRKQPNPIGHTQKDSLATREGYFGEVSTNASSRWLSQKHSINESAKHYSFHKKQSQFSTDERTRQNERRHKNNWIPHPGYASPNQTQPDILRRAEEQNGSNLSDFINPSFLPLFPLMPGYKHMPNFPPFNPPTFSSPANVAFSPLPFPLSELADLLHYDDLPYLGPFFNKLFCGDLPAQYLAFPPPLNHYRPPKHRSGAANELHSHLEDCYEQWRALERERKKAEADLARNFPGKQVSSSNNAPFSRLPDKPSRVDRLIVDQFREQARVHTLVGKMERLCGHPVHGNISATLRCHLEAICATRARRKDEIVNAANHQRQGISRYNNEKDVLALAVALKDLAFFTRKTRTALWCALQMTLSKTSMNTPAKKEEVERALQELCPVIGCLQVKDIVEHDDKENKRENHELPPQVIQ, from the exons atggtggcGGACGGCGCCCGTGCTCTGGCTGTTCCCCTCTCAGGAGGGAACCGGCGGCCAGAG GTGAGACCTGTGGTTAAGACTTCAAACCTCTGTCTGTTTGGAAATGCTACTCATTTTAGAAACAAGAATCTGCACACTGAAAATGAAGATATGGTTAAGCAAAGCACCACATTCAGTCATTATGAGCCACAG GTAAACCGCACTAAGCCAGAAATGGACACACAGCTCTTCTCTCCTTTGTTTGGAGGAATAACTAACACACCGTCCACTGTGGAGTCTCCCCAGTTTTACAGTAGCTGGTCAACATGTGGAGATGATGCCAATGTTATTGCCCCATTACATGGCTGCACCAAAAAAAG AACACAGGAAAATTTATCTTATTCTGGCAATGGCCCTGATATGGTTGGCTTAGTGACAAGCATCCTAGAGGAGCCAAACAAGCAAGAACCTGTTACAGGCTG GAATTCTCTATCAAGATTATTTCCACCCGTGTGGTCATCAGACTTCGAAAAAACTGAAAACCTCTCAGGGCTTTTCCCTACAAAATGCTTGGAAAATGAAGATCCTACAAACTTAGTTGGTACTCAACATATTTATGAAGAAAACTTGCAAAAGTCATCATCCATAGAACTACTAAAGAAAGAACTTGAAGATCTCCATGCTATAGGATCCTGGCTTGTGACTTCTGATCCTTGCAGTCGGTCACCTGATGAGATTTTGAAGAATGCTGATTCggaaaacaaggcttttaagAGTAATGGAATCAATCACCAAGGTGGACTTGCATATCAGAATGTAGCCAGTTATAACAAAAATCAGTTAAACAGTGGAAATGGGAAGAGCCATACTGATTTTAGCACTTTCTCATCTCATACTAGAATAAAAGATAGCACGAATACTGCTAAAGAACTCCAGAAAGCTGACCATGCAAGAGGCGTGCTTGTGAAAAATGACACAGAAGGATCAAGCAAATATTTCACTCAATTGTTTAATTCTCCCGCTGATGGAATATGGGATCCAGTGATCCAGCAGAATATGAAATATACAGGTTTTCCAGCTGCTTATGACTCTCAACAGTTTAGTTGCTCATCTCCATACCTTCTCAGTCCACTTAATAAAGAGAATAGCTTTCCGGAAGGAAGGAATGCAAAACTGCAGGAAAACCACCCACAAAATAACCACAGTTGCATCACTACAGAGGGGAACTTTGGCAATACTGAATGTAAGATGTCCTTACATCATCAGAAAGCATCTTGTAGTCACTTGCCTCTTAAGCCAGCACTGCAGAATATGAATTCATCTTACAATGGATATACATGGCTGGATAGTAAGATACTAAATCCGGTGGCTACATCGTTTGCAACTTATGGGAAGCAAAAGCAAATGAGTTCTCAGTTGTCTTCAAGGTGTTCAACTCAGTCTGGTGGATCTTCCACCAGTCCATCTATAGCCCAGCCTTCTTATGCACAGGCGGCACCAATGTTGAACTCAAGAAAAGATGGGAAACACATCTCTGCTAACATTCCTAACAGCTCAGGGTTTTCaaactgcaatgaaaataggaagcAACCTAACCCTATTGGACACACCCAGAAGGATTCCTTAGCTACTAGAGAGGGATACTTTGGTGAAGTATCCACGAATGCTTCCTCCAGGTGGCTGTCACAAAAGCATTCCATAAATGAGTCTGCGAAACACTATAGTTTTCATAAAAAGCAAAGCCAGTTCAGTACTGATGAGAGAACTAGGCAGAATGAGAGAAGACATAAAAATAATTGGATTCCACACCCAGGCTATGCAAGCCCGAATCAAACGCAGCCTGATATATTGAGAAGAGCAGAAGAACAGAACGGCAGCAATTTGTCTGACTTCATCAATCCTTCTTTCCTACCTCTCTTCCCATTAATGCCTGGTTATAAACATATGCCTAATTTTCCTCCATTTAATCCTCCCACATTTTCATCACcagctaatgttgcattttctccATTGCCATTTCCGTTGTCTGAACTTGCTGACCTCCTTCACTATGATGACCTACCCTATTTGGGTCCTTTCTTTAACAAGCTCTTCTGTGGAGATTTGCCTGCACAATACTTGGCCTTTCCACCACCTCTTAACCACTATAGACCTCCAAAGCATCGCAGTGGAGCTGCAAATGAGCTCCATAGTCATCTAGAAGATTGTTATGAACAGTGGAGAGCACTAGAGAGGGAACGCAAAAAG GCAGAGGCAGATCTGGCCAGAAACTTCCCAGGGAAGCAGGTATCCAGCTCAAATAACGCTCCCTTCTCCCGCCTTCCTGACAAGCCTTCCCGAGTGGATCGTCTGATTGTGGACCAGTTCCGGGAGCAGGCAAGA GTACACACTTTAGTTGGGAAAATGGAGCGGCTTTGTGGTCATCCTGTCCATGGGAACATATCTGCCACTTTGAGATGTCATTTGGAAGCCATCTGTGCTACCCGAGCAAGGCGCAAGGATGAGATTGTTAATGCTGCTAATCATCAGAGGCAAGGAATATCTCGTTACAACAATGAAaaag
- the LOC114607159 gene encoding meiosis-specific coiled-coil domain-containing protein MEIOC-like isoform X2, with translation MVADGARALAVPLSGGNRRPEVNRTKPEMDTQLFSPLFGGITNTPSTVESPQFYSSWSTCGDDANVIAPLHGCTKKRTQENLSYSGNGPDMVGLVTSILEEPNKQEPVTGWNSLSRLFPPVWSSDFEKTENLSGLFPTKCLENEDPTNLVGTQHIYEENLQKSSSIELLKKELEDLHAIGSWLVTSDPCSRSPDEILKNADSENKAFKSNGINHQGGLAYQNVASYNKNQLNSGNGKSHTDFSTFSSHTRIKDSTNTAKELQKADHARGVLVKNDTEGSSKYFTQLFNSPADGIWDPVIQQNMKYTGFPAAYDSQQFSCSSPYLLSPLNKENSFPEGRNAKLQENHPQNNHSCITTEGNFGNTECKMSLHHQKASCSHLPLKPALQNMNSSYNGYTWLDSKILNPVATSFATYGKQKQMSSQLSSRCSTQSGGSSTSPSIAQPSYAQAAPMLNSRKDGKHISANIPNSSGFSNCNENRKQPNPIGHTQKDSLATREGYFGEVSTNASSRWLSQKHSINESAKHYSFHKKQSQFSTDERTRQNERRHKNNWIPHPGYASPNQTQPDILRRAEEQNGSNLSDFINPSFLPLFPLMPGYKHMPNFPPFNPPTFSSPANVAFSPLPFPLSELADLLHYDDLPYLGPFFNKLFCGDLPAQYLAFPPPLNHYRPPKHRSGAANELHSHLEDCYEQWRALERERKKAEADLARNFPGKQVSSSNNAPFSRLPDKPSRVDRLIVDQFREQARVHTLVGKMERLCGHPVHGNISATLRCHLEAICATRARRKDEIVNAANHQRQGISRYNNEKDVLALAVALKDLAFFTRKTRTALWCALQMTLSKTSMNTPAKKEEVERALQELCPVIGCLQVKDIVEHDDKENKRENHELPPQVIQ, from the exons atggtggcGGACGGCGCCCGTGCTCTGGCTGTTCCCCTCTCAGGAGGGAACCGGCGGCCAGAG GTAAACCGCACTAAGCCAGAAATGGACACACAGCTCTTCTCTCCTTTGTTTGGAGGAATAACTAACACACCGTCCACTGTGGAGTCTCCCCAGTTTTACAGTAGCTGGTCAACATGTGGAGATGATGCCAATGTTATTGCCCCATTACATGGCTGCACCAAAAAAAG AACACAGGAAAATTTATCTTATTCTGGCAATGGCCCTGATATGGTTGGCTTAGTGACAAGCATCCTAGAGGAGCCAAACAAGCAAGAACCTGTTACAGGCTG GAATTCTCTATCAAGATTATTTCCACCCGTGTGGTCATCAGACTTCGAAAAAACTGAAAACCTCTCAGGGCTTTTCCCTACAAAATGCTTGGAAAATGAAGATCCTACAAACTTAGTTGGTACTCAACATATTTATGAAGAAAACTTGCAAAAGTCATCATCCATAGAACTACTAAAGAAAGAACTTGAAGATCTCCATGCTATAGGATCCTGGCTTGTGACTTCTGATCCTTGCAGTCGGTCACCTGATGAGATTTTGAAGAATGCTGATTCggaaaacaaggcttttaagAGTAATGGAATCAATCACCAAGGTGGACTTGCATATCAGAATGTAGCCAGTTATAACAAAAATCAGTTAAACAGTGGAAATGGGAAGAGCCATACTGATTTTAGCACTTTCTCATCTCATACTAGAATAAAAGATAGCACGAATACTGCTAAAGAACTCCAGAAAGCTGACCATGCAAGAGGCGTGCTTGTGAAAAATGACACAGAAGGATCAAGCAAATATTTCACTCAATTGTTTAATTCTCCCGCTGATGGAATATGGGATCCAGTGATCCAGCAGAATATGAAATATACAGGTTTTCCAGCTGCTTATGACTCTCAACAGTTTAGTTGCTCATCTCCATACCTTCTCAGTCCACTTAATAAAGAGAATAGCTTTCCGGAAGGAAGGAATGCAAAACTGCAGGAAAACCACCCACAAAATAACCACAGTTGCATCACTACAGAGGGGAACTTTGGCAATACTGAATGTAAGATGTCCTTACATCATCAGAAAGCATCTTGTAGTCACTTGCCTCTTAAGCCAGCACTGCAGAATATGAATTCATCTTACAATGGATATACATGGCTGGATAGTAAGATACTAAATCCGGTGGCTACATCGTTTGCAACTTATGGGAAGCAAAAGCAAATGAGTTCTCAGTTGTCTTCAAGGTGTTCAACTCAGTCTGGTGGATCTTCCACCAGTCCATCTATAGCCCAGCCTTCTTATGCACAGGCGGCACCAATGTTGAACTCAAGAAAAGATGGGAAACACATCTCTGCTAACATTCCTAACAGCTCAGGGTTTTCaaactgcaatgaaaataggaagcAACCTAACCCTATTGGACACACCCAGAAGGATTCCTTAGCTACTAGAGAGGGATACTTTGGTGAAGTATCCACGAATGCTTCCTCCAGGTGGCTGTCACAAAAGCATTCCATAAATGAGTCTGCGAAACACTATAGTTTTCATAAAAAGCAAAGCCAGTTCAGTACTGATGAGAGAACTAGGCAGAATGAGAGAAGACATAAAAATAATTGGATTCCACACCCAGGCTATGCAAGCCCGAATCAAACGCAGCCTGATATATTGAGAAGAGCAGAAGAACAGAACGGCAGCAATTTGTCTGACTTCATCAATCCTTCTTTCCTACCTCTCTTCCCATTAATGCCTGGTTATAAACATATGCCTAATTTTCCTCCATTTAATCCTCCCACATTTTCATCACcagctaatgttgcattttctccATTGCCATTTCCGTTGTCTGAACTTGCTGACCTCCTTCACTATGATGACCTACCCTATTTGGGTCCTTTCTTTAACAAGCTCTTCTGTGGAGATTTGCCTGCACAATACTTGGCCTTTCCACCACCTCTTAACCACTATAGACCTCCAAAGCATCGCAGTGGAGCTGCAAATGAGCTCCATAGTCATCTAGAAGATTGTTATGAACAGTGGAGAGCACTAGAGAGGGAACGCAAAAAG GCAGAGGCAGATCTGGCCAGAAACTTCCCAGGGAAGCAGGTATCCAGCTCAAATAACGCTCCCTTCTCCCGCCTTCCTGACAAGCCTTCCCGAGTGGATCGTCTGATTGTGGACCAGTTCCGGGAGCAGGCAAGA GTACACACTTTAGTTGGGAAAATGGAGCGGCTTTGTGGTCATCCTGTCCATGGGAACATATCTGCCACTTTGAGATGTCATTTGGAAGCCATCTGTGCTACCCGAGCAAGGCGCAAGGATGAGATTGTTAATGCTGCTAATCATCAGAGGCAAGGAATATCTCGTTACAACAATGAAaaag